The proteins below are encoded in one region of Hordeum vulgare subsp. vulgare chromosome 3H, MorexV3_pseudomolecules_assembly, whole genome shotgun sequence:
- the LOC123445738 gene encoding myb-related protein MYBAS1-like translates to MKMKQASKAKATATSPGKEDEAVAPGGFRKGPWTEQEDMKLAWFVRLFGERRWDFLAKVSGLNRTGKSCRLRWVNYLHPDLKRGRMTPDEERLVVDLHARWGNRWSRIAKAMPGRTDNEIKNYWRTHTRKLHKDTRAVAAADGSGSAASASTTTTSTSMSPASPATTSSSSSSTTDNDNHSHHHGHGHHDQETAASCQEQQQAAEQQLFYTSVGAMDSHLLWNDDAMLDSYAWGATALPSMIVPPPSSPVWDYCCSDSLWGIGDDEVEYKKMLAVAGAS, encoded by the exons ATGAAGATGAAGCAGGCTTCCAAGGCGAAGGCGACGGCGACGTCGCCGGGGAAGGAGGATGAAGCGGTTGCGCCGGGCGGTTTCCGCAAGGGGCCATGGACGGAGCAGGAGGACATGAAGCTGGCGTGGTTCGTGCGGCTCTTCGGCGAGCGCCGCTGGGATTTCTTGGCTAAGGTGTCAG GTCTCAACCGGACCGGGAAGAGCTGCCGCCTCCGGTGGGTCAACTACCTCCACCCCGACCTGAAGCGCGGCCGGATGACGCCCGACGAGGAGCGCCTCGTCGTCGACCTCCACGCCCGCTGGGGCAACCGATGGTCACGCATCGCCAAGGCCATGCCGGGCCGCACCGACAACGAGATCAAGAACTACTGGCGCACACATACCCGCAAGCTCCACAAGGACActcgcgccgtcgccgccgccgacggCTCCGGCTCCGCTGCTTCAGCCTCCACGACGACCACGTCCACGTCCATGTCGCCGGCGTCTCCGGCCACAACCTCCAGCTCCTCCTCTTCAACGACCGACAACGACAACCACTCACATCATCACGGCCACGGCCACCACGACCAAGAGACCGCGGCCAGCTGCCAGGAACAACAACAGGCGGCGGAACAGCAGCTCTTCTACACCAGCGTCGGCGCCATGGACAGCCACCTGCTCTGGAACGACGATGCCATGCTCGATTCCTACGCCTGGGGAGCCACCGCCTTGCCGTCCATGATCGTCCCGCCGCCTTCATCGCCGGTGTGGGACTACTGCTGCTCGGATTCGCTCTGGGGGATAGGCGACGACGAGGTCGAGTACAAGAAGATGCTCGCCGTCGCCGGTGCCTCATGA